The genomic stretch GAGCTGCGACGGCGTTCACCCAAAGTGAGTGAAAAAATGCTGGCGCAAACATTGCAATGCCTGGAGATGGATGGATTCATCCACCGTGTTTCCTATCCAGTCGTGCCGCCTCATGTCGAGTACAGCCTGACGCCTCTAGGTTCAGAGGCCGCAGAGCAAGTGTCGGTTCTTACCGACTGGATAGAAACTCACTTGCATCGTGTGATGGACGCCAGACGGTCAAATGGCATAGGGGAATAAAGCAAAGCCCAGACTAAAACCGCCAGGTCAACGCAATGCTATGTCACGAGAGGAAATGGACGGCTCGCTTGTCAGGGAGTGACGGTACCGGC from Dickeya fangzhongdai encodes the following:
- a CDS encoding winged helix-turn-helix transcriptional regulator, with translation MSDLPVFQIDGLQPSLSEQVRRGELQTVDCPSREVLKHMTSLWGVLILLALRGSTLRFSELRRRSPKVSEKMLAQTLQCLEMDGFIHRVSYPVVPPHVEYSLTPLGSEAAEQVSVLTDWIETHLHRVMDARRSNGIGE